The Coturnix japonica isolate 7356 chromosome 6, Coturnix japonica 2.1, whole genome shotgun sequence genomic sequence CATTTCTCCATTAAGCTCTGCTCAAACTTCAGAGGGAAATGTCATCCTCCTTAACACTGAAACAGTTTGTTGTTCAGCATAGGCAATTCTAACATAATGCTCTGTAAAACAGTTGGGAATTTGTACTTTGCTGCTTGTTCCTCCAGTCTGTGAGTAGGAAGGACAGATGGTAAGAGCAGACAAGGAGCTTGTGGCAGAATCTTAGACATCTACAAAACAGCCTGGCTTAAGAGGAAGAGAGAACAGATTAGGTTGACATCacattacttcattttcttctgggGGCAGACATTCTGGAATGGAGTTGGGTTGATTTTCTTCAAGATACAGATCTTTATATGTTCAAAGACTAATATGTTTTTTGAGGAGACCATATTTTAGGGATTAGTGTCTGACTCACAGGATGATCACCCATAGAATTAAATTGGAATGCTAGTGGCCTGATCTGTAAGTAGCATAATGTTCTTggtttgtttaaaattaattaccAGGGTCACTGTGCAGCTGCATTTCACTCTCATGTAGCCTCTCAAAAAGAGGCATGTTCAGAGAAGACAATTAAGTGAAACTCtaatgaagtgaaatgaaagtgCTTGCCTTATTGCCTGAGTTGTTCTCTGTTtacagttttgctttgtgtaggaatgaaacagcttttctgcagtCTGCCCTAAGCAGAACAAGGAGGAACAAACAACTTGGAAAAGCACTAGCATGCTTTTTGATACAAATAATTATTGGCACAGGGGCATGACAGACATTTACACAGTTATGATTGTGTCCATTGAGGAAAATTAAGTAAATACTGTCTGGCAGATGTACTACAGGATTCAAATATTAGTTCCAGGTAGACTCCTGTATTTGTAGTGCACCAACACTACCAGTCCATTCAGAAGCATTTGACAAACAACACTGGAAACTTACGGGGGAATGTCAGTTTCATGTGTATTTATTGGTACTTTGCAATCATCAAAGACATGCTCTATCAGAAacattttaactgtttttcaAACTTGGATTTCAGGCCTGGGAAGAGTCTGCTGGAGTAATTGTATTCCCCAGCATTCAGCTGCTAGCCAGTGAGGTTTCCAAGCTTCTGACAAAGGAGATTAAGAGGACGCTCAATGGCAAATCTGCAGGTAATGTTCCTGTAGCACATCCACTGGGAGTTTGCTGTCATCTGCCTGTCTTCTATGCTATGTGTTACGcttaatgaaaggaaagaaaagagacagaaaatgctAGGTGTAGGAAGACAGATCTTCTAGTGTCAGCTAGCATTGGTTTTGTATGACTGCGCTGAAGATCTGGCTTTGTATGCCATGCTGACCTTATTTTGGAACTTTCTGTGTAGTAAAAGAGTAGGCTACACTTAATATTCCAAAGAGCtttctttaatggaaaaaattCTGCTAGCCCTACATGGTTTTCCTTGTGGCTCTTGTGCACTCTTTGCACCAGCCAGCTGGCCAACCTAATCAACTGAGATGGTATTTGCAGTGAAGCTCATCACTTTATGAAAAGCACTTTACATAAACCGGCCTGAGCCTGATGTTGGATCAAAActgtttaatgtattttcatcCACCTCACTGGACTCTTGCTAATACAATTTTATATAATTTGTCAGATTACTTAAGAAAAGATCAGTGCAATGTTTTCACCTTTCATTGAGGAATTAAAAGTTCAGTGTTTTTGTACTAACAGAGGAAGCTCGGCTGGGTTTGGAGCATTTACTACAAAAGAAAGGGGAAGCAGAAGATGGCCATTTGCTCCTGAAATCAGTATATCTGCTCTCACGGGCTGACTTGGTAAGAGAAATCACTACTGGtgattattttgttgttgctttgtttggtttgtttgtttgtttgtttgtttgtttgtttttggggttttttttttgccccagCAGTGAAATGTATAGAGCTTATGTTTATGTTGTTCCTGAAGCTTTGTACATCAGCATGCCTCAGGTACACAGCCAAAGAGAACACATGACATGGTTTATAGTTGAGGCTTTTCTAAAAgaagtgctctgtgctttcagatgcCTGATGGGCAAAACAAGAAAGGTACCTGTTTTCTCTAGTGTTCCTCTGATCcttaacttttcttttgcttcaacTTATGTAGCAGGCAGATAACTAGTAAGGATCTGTTTGTCTGATAACATAGTGGTTAGATTGTCATTTTCAAGCACTTTAGAGTGTGTCGGTCTGTACAGCTGCTCTTGATGAAGACTGCTATCAGCACTACAGCATGGTGGGGGGGTGTGAAGGGTATGTCTGCCCTCATATTGAGCTGTGCAGTTTGTCTCCTTATTCAGATGAATTATTTTAGTAGGCTTAGTCTGTGTCACAAAAGGAGCTCTGTAGTTAGACACAGTGGGAAGTTTCTAATGAGATTTGtgcttttcaaatataaaatgttgcttttttttttttttaagtatagaCTCTCACAAAACTTCGTATCACAAACCCTGCTCTTTCCTTTAGtttgctgctgatttttattttgattattgCATGCCAAATGGGCACCCTGGGATGCCACTTCTCTAAGTTGTGCAGAGTCGTTAGTGGAAGTAGAAAGAAACTAAATGCtgagaaatactgcagagaaACAGTGCCTTAAATTTATAAAAGGGGTAATAAGAACTGTTTGTACAGTTATTTGGTaagttacaaaaataaaggaattataGCTAAATTGCCTCTATGCTGAGTCAAGGATGGAATGAAGAATTCATACAGCTGTCCTTTTAGGCTCCTATAGCTACAGGGTATCTCCTTTGAACTAATGATAAAGGAAACCCTGTCCCAGATAGATCATACTATTATTTTAGCTGCTAGTGTGTAGATTGCATGCTTTATCAACTGCAGATCCCCTTACACAGAGTATGGTATGTGTCAAAGCTGTAATACAGCTGGGGTGGGAAGTCTTGGGAACAGCTATGCATGATCAGTGTGTTCTCCTAAACAAGTCTGTAGAGCTGTGGTATGATTGCAATGATCTTTCTTAAGAATAAAATTCTCAAGTAGCTGATTAAGCTTTCATGGGTACTCATAGTGTGTAGGAATGAGGAAAGCACAGCTGGCAACAGAAGGGgataacttttattttcctaacatAGAGAACAATGTGGAACATCATTGGATCGGGACTTCCAGCAGCTCTATTGCAGTGCCTGTaccttttctttacttttcctctggaaaaaaacagtgatggTGAGACAAATGAAGATGAAACTCAGGAGATGCTTATTGAGGTAAGATACTGTTCTAGGAGCTACTTCACCTGAGTACCCATATATTCATGCAGGTTTGAGACTGGAGCTGGTGGTAATTCAAATGACCAAAGAAGGGATGGAAAATTATTGAATAATTTGAGATTATACAGTAATTTCTTGTTtaataaaaaagtaacaaaactgGGGAAAACTCCAGAATATCCTACTAGAAGTTGTCATTGCACCTTCTGGTACCTGTATAAGAACTGTGGTgttctgtttcttaattttttaatttccctatTCATTCCCTGCTTAACTTCTCCAAAACTGCTGATGGATGGAACAACCAGtggtttagttttttttttgtttctcagaccTGGTTCACAAAACTCAGTTCTCATTTCACAGTACTGTTGTTCAGATGCTTGGGAGGGCTTCGATACTATGGTGCTGTGGTCTCCCTGTAAGCTATGCATGACCTGTTCGgaattttgtgctgttttgtttttcgGTGCTTGTGTATGACTGTGGGTTAGTGTTGGCCTTCATTTCTCAAGCATTTATAAGGGTGTTTATtccagctgttgtttttttttttttctttccagataaTGCTTAACATGTACAGAGAGGAACAAGGTGTAGAGGAACTTCTGGCAGCTGATAAGCTTCAGTCATTAATTATTGCAGCTGCTTCCCTCTGGGACCAGTGTAGCCATCCATGGAAAGTACCCACAGGCCGTGTGCTACGAACAATTTCAAAGGCTCAGACCAAAAACAGCATCTTGTACTTACAAGGTATGGTTTTGTGATTTGGCTCCTCCTTTCCTTGTGGTTTCCCTGAGAATTAATTCTCAAGAAGCCAGTCTCCTGTGTAGTTTTTTGCTTCTATGTGGTAGAAATAAAATTTGGTACTCAGTCAACTGCAAAGTACAGGCTTTTGATTTTCTGGGCAAGAATGTTATTTAGTGCTTACAAACATCTGGAAACTGAGGATTTTTCCTATGTACACATAAAAAAAACTTCTGGCAAGGGTCTGTCTCACTAATGTAGACTAGCACAAGATGTATtatggtttggttttatttttatttttaagtaatgtGACTCAGTGTATGAGGCTTGTCAACTTTCTAAATTAAGAGATTGAGGAATAATAGTTTCAAGTATTGAATGGTTTAGTAGTTTGGAAGCTATCCTGGAAGAACTGTCCATTAGATTAGACAAGAAAGAGTAGTCTTTGCTCAGAGCAAACTGCATACAGCTCAATGCATATGCATCATTaagcagaaaattcatttgTGAGTTCTGCACAGGATGTGACTGACTTAATACGTGTCAAATATGTCTGCTTCACACTTGTCTTCTACTGAGGCAGCTGAATTCAAAGAATATGAATTTGGGTGGGTGGGCTACGTGTTTATGTTCTTCAGAGTGAGCTTCCCTAGGTGAAGTAAAGAAATGTATGTGTGCTTTAAGAACAGACGTTCTGCATTTAGCTTGCAGGTAAGcttaatgttttccttctttctggcAAGAGCTTAgtgtcttctattttattagGAAAACTTTACAAACTTGTTTGTTGTTCCATTTTTATCAATAACTTTGGACTTATTTGACTATCATTCTTAAacagctgattttcttttctgccccacagctgtggACTGCATTAAAATAGCTGTTCAGAATCTCTTCAAATTGGCCGATACGCTACCTGCTTGTGATGCATGTCAAGCTGTTAGTATTGTCTTGTGCTTTGTGAAAGACTCCTATCCTGTATCATCAGCTTTATTAACAGAGTTTGAAAGTAATGATGGCTACCAACTCCTGCTAAAAGTTTTACTTAGGTAAGTATAGAGATGTTCTGTGGGTTTCTAGGAGGTGGTAgtacttcattttcagaatgcaTGGCGGTCTGTTCTTAAATGTTAGTTACATATGTCATTCTGTGTGGGTGTAAAACCAATAACAAAGGCtctgatggattttttttcattgctattttAGGAGGGGAAGCAGTTTACAATTTCTGATACAGTTAATTTTTGTTATGGTTTCAAGAGAAGCAGTTAGTCCATAAGTCGGGTAGGGACTTACTGAACACATGACAAAGGTTATTCATCAATTACTAGCATTAGAAGAGATCTAGGACACTTGTTTCAGCTAGGGTGGACTCTTAATTCAGGAATACAATCAgctagggaaagaaagaagatcttgctgtgcagaaaataaacaaaaatccaccAAGGTGCGAAGTTACTGTTTCTAGGATGactaaacaaagcaaaaaggtgacaaaataaatgaggagGGGAAAATGTGTGTTCAGTGCCTGAGTGATTTATCCAAAAAAGTTTGTGTTACTAAGGCATGAATATATGACTGTCCCAACTTTTGTTGCCAGATGTGAGGGGCTGCAGCAAAATGAAGGAGATTCCTATCTGAATGAGATTCTGGATATGCTGACTTGCCTTACAACCTGTGGgaaaactgaactgaaagtTTCAGGCAATATTATACATCCACAATTACCTCAGTTTGATTATGAATGGACACGGTCTTCTGGTACAGTATATATGTGTGGCAATGTAGGTGGGTCGTAAAACAAAAGTGTTTGCTGCTTGTCTCTAGATGGTGTATGAAATAGCATCCACTGATCTATGTGCTTAACGTTACAGAAACCTGAATGTTACCTACACCAAAATGAACTGTTTGTCAGCTGTACTGGTTTTAGGTTGAGGATGTGTGTCTGTGAATCTTGTTTCTGGTCTCAGATGTGATTAAGCTCTGTAGCTGCAGTGCTTAAGTAGCACTGatgcttaaaaacagaacacacaaaaaGGGCTATCTCACCTGTTTGTCTTGCAGGAATGACAGTCAAAAACCTCCAGGCTTTTCAGGTCTTGCAGTCcatttttcagaaaagtaaTGATCAGCACCTGTGTGGAACAGTCTTAGGAGCAATTGGTACCATATGGGCCTGGGACACAGTGAACTTCTTCCTTCTGGAATGGACACTGCAACCTATCAACCAGTTTATTGATATAATCCATTTCAAACCACATCCAGTCCAGATCCAGTTCTTCGGACTGGTAGAGTCAATTGTTTTGGACCTGTGCTACATCCCCCatgaaattctgaaaaagaTTCAGTGTTTgataaaggaaaatgtagtGCCTTTCTGCACTTTGACAGCTCTCCGGTGTCTTCTCAGCATTACCAAGAAGGATCTGCTCTTCAGTGACATATTCCGGGACTCTGGGCTACTAGGTCTACTGCTGGCACTTCTAAGGAAGCAAGCCAAAATCCTAAGGAAGTCAGGTACAATTTAACTGGTTCGTGATGACTGTGGAGGCAGGCATACCAATAGGAATGAATGCATCTTTGTACTATcaattaatacattttatatacTGAGTAGCTAGACTTGTTTGGAAGCCGACTGGCCCAAGTTTAAATTTGGGATGTTTCTGTCATGCTAAGCCCTACTAAGGTGCCCTCTGAAATCTTAATTGTATATCATTCTGTGCACTGTTCTAAGGAGCTCATGTACTGTTCTTTACCAATGTACAATTGATTACTCTGGAGGGTACCGTTCATCCCACACTTCTATAAACTGATTTTGACTTAGAGTTCTCTGAGACAAAGTTTTGCACAGTACTCAGGTCATCTTAAAGCAACACTTAGTTGGGAGGACTGGTTATGGAAGGTGGTTTCTTCAATTTTGGCCATATATTAATCACAATTACTGCCTCCCATTGTCATCTGCTATAGTTGTCTCCTATATGGTTATCTGACAGGAAGGTAAGAGTTCAGGTGTGGTAAGTGTTGAGTATAGCTGATTTATGGTATGCACTCACATATCCGAAAGGTGTTTTTTAACTGCTAATTTATATAAAGCATGATAACATTTTGTGCTGTATGAACTGGgaaattcatttaaattctagtatgattttttatttagttaaaaagaaacccaaagtACTAGATTTAACTTCTAATGTAGCAAGcaaaattgaattatttttatgtatttatgttaaGCAATAAATTGAATAGGAATTGCAACACCAGTTCTAGTGTGTGGGTTCTGTTAACTGTAAGGAAACAGATTTGTGTTCTTGATATCAGAGAACTAGTATTTTGAGAGCTCTTAAATAAGGAACATCAAGACAAGTTGCCAAGAACTGTGGCATTTATCTTGCATTCATCAGTTCTATTTTACTGCCTTAGATTGCTTGGGGATGTAAATTGTACAGAATGAGTGACTGAAAAGCTTGTTAATTTATGACACTGGATACATGAGTAAAGAGGGGCAAATGAGAACGCAGTGTGAAGAGGTCACTGCTTCCCTCTCTTGGTTTCCAGCAATTTAATCTGCAAACTTCATGGACTTTAGATCTAACAACTTATCTTACACTGTTTGATTCTGGAAGTTCTTGCCTTTGAATGTGGAGTTCTTGTTTTCCACTTATAGTTTATATTCTTAATTACTCTCTGTTGCTATGCTATTTTACCAATTTACACTTCAGAAGCTACAACATTTTGTTCATACATGTACCTGCTAGGTTTCACCAAAAAAGGTGACTACATCAGCTTTATAAATGGGAAGTAAAAACACAACTATTAGCAGTATTTTCTGTAGTTATGCAAGAGATGTGAGATGCAGCACATAGAGTCAGACCTGTGTTTCCCAATCTCAGATTACAACCTGGTCATTACACACTGCcatgtctgtgttttgttgcttgCCTTTGAGTTCAAGTAGCCTGTAAGTAGTATTTAAGTTAGAGCTAGAATTTGCTGGAGGATTGGTTTTCTTCTTATGGTACTTTAGCTATGTCTAACTAAATCTTGTATAATTTTTGTTGTTAACAATCCTCTGATAGCTGGAACCTCTCTGCCTGGTCTGGAAGAAGGCACTGATAAGGAATTAAATGCTGTAATGCTGAAGATGGTGGCTGCCCTTACTGTGGGATGTGTGAGAAACACTGGTAAGAAATGATATGACTGCATTACCTTTGTGATGCTTTATGGTAAGTAGTCATGTTGCCTCTTAAGAAGAACAAACTTTGTCTTTTGTGGTTCACTGAGTGATGTTGCgctaaatctcccctcttttagtcaGAAACCATTTCGTCTTGGCCTATCATGACAGACCCTGCTAGAGAGTCtgttcacttcatttttttagCTTCCCTTTAGATACAGTACAGCACTGGTATAGTTGGGAAAGGTTTGTGTGGGGAATCTAATGGAAAAGAGTAAGACAGTAGTGGAAAGGATCTTCTGAATACCAGAATCTGCTCAGTACATTCAATGTGAATGGTGTGAATGTATTCTTATGAACAAGCCTCCTTCATAAACTGGAGGAATGTTTAATCTAAAAACTAATTAGGCATAATTTCATGCATTATTGTTTTGGGAAACTGCCATTTCTAATTATTAGAGACCATTATCATCCTGTAACTTTATTTCTAATTGTTGTGCTCTTCAGTTTGTGTCCTTCAGTGTAACTCTCTTCTTTCCTGGCTCTCTTCTGTATGTGTAGAAATGTGGCACCACACTGAGAATGTGCCTTTGAGAACTACAATTAAAGGATAGTTTAAGTAACAAATGATACCTTACTTGTCCCAAGTTGTTTTAAAGGACTATGGAATGGTGCCATACATCAAGATATTTTTGGATGATGAGTGCTACAGGGGTGCTACTCTCAGCATCTTGGAGCAGCTATCAGTCATCAACTATGAGGAATATATGAGCATTGTTATTGGAGCCCTTTGTTCTTCTACTCAAGGGGAACTACATCTGAAACTAGATCTGCTGAAGGTAATTCACATGGCTTCCAAGttgcttgttgttttcttggaaaCTGCTTGTCTTGTGGCAAATTGCTCTTAATCTCATCCCTAACACAGAAGAGGAAGACTGTGAACTAGTGAACAAGGCTTTGCTAGATCtgttcctctgttttttttttatcagggTGTGTATGTATGGTCAGCACTTCCACTCAGTATCAGACCGAAGTATTTTGAAGACTTAATTAGAAATGCAGGGCAGAGAAACAGAGGTGACAAATGTTAGGACACAGTTGTAGGTGCAACTATGTAATGTGACAGAGAAAGGACAATCTAATGTGAATGAAATGGAGATGTGGGGAGAGGATGTGAGAGGAGCTAGAGGAATAATACAGGGGGGGGGAGAGTGTAGGCAGGCATGAGAAcagcttgatttttatttttccaaggtTGTAGCTTTGCTGTCCTATTTTTGGTAATCTCTTGGGTACACCAGtgccagggggaaaaaaaaacacagataagtTGGTGGAAAAGAGAATATTTGGAGGGTGAAGTTAGAACTATTTGTGGCCTCTATTGTGTGTACAGTCTTTGATCCATTAGCAactgaaggagaggaaagaattCACATGTTTAAATTTGGTTTAGTTCTtgaacagcaaattaaaaagcagtggTGTGTTAGCATGAAACTAAGTCAGGGTTTACCTTTTTTATTAAGTGTGAATGCAATTCACCTTTCACTGCAGTAGAGCAGcttttgtgatttaaaaaataaaacaaaactgtgttaCTCTAAACTTTGtagcatgtttgtttttatagctTTGATATGAAACAGTAAACTTAACAGTATTTATGCAGAAGTTGAGTACAGAGTCTAAActaatatgaaaataaatgcagctttgGTGTCTAATTCTGACAAATGATAACTGTATTAAAACAATGTAAGCAAATGAATTTATTATCTGCATCTATTGGGACTGTGATTGCATTATACACAAATTCAGATTGATTTGCTAATATATATTTAGCTGTTAAAGCCTGAGCCAAAATGTAATTAGGAGTGCCGTATTCCAGTGTGGCATGTAGACAATTATGAGGAATAACAAATAATGGAATGTGAAATAAATTCTGTTAACGTTAACTGAGTTAGGGGGTTTCCAACAGACATCAGTTTTATAGGTTCAAGACAGAGGAATACTAACTCATAGGCGATTAAATTCTAACTGAGTTAGAGCTGGAGGAAATGTGGTTACTGTTGACCTTCTCTGAAATGTGTTAAAGCCATCCTGAAAACTTCAGCTCTGAGTTATTAAATTTACTTGCTATTCAGAATTCTCTGCCTGGTTTGATACATTATCATACAAAATTGAATGGCAGTAatggtgtttttcttccccctaTAGTTCTAGAAACATTGTAACAGCATCTATGACTATGAGAAAGAGATAAACATTTGTTAGAACTGCTCCTCTTCAGCAGGTTGTGAAGTGAGTCACTTTCATTGGATGTCtgtaggcaaaaaaaaaaaaaaaattaattaaaatgaactgaTTTTATATGAGAAGATGCAGCCTAGCATTTGGAACATGCACGGTGCCTGAAAGGGCATCatctttgcaaaacaaatactGGAACATCCAAAAAACCTGGTATAGGTTACATTAGATTACAGTAGACTGTTTCCCAACAACctgttcttgttgtttgtttttttccccactgactTTACTTCCACTACTTTAGCTCTTAATGACTTTACTAGACTTGTTTTCCAATGGCAAACCTTGGTATCAAAAATTTACAGGTggaatacatttgtttttatatctgTGTAATATCATCAAGTGACACTTAACTTATAACCTGACTTCAAGCTCTGCAAAAATAGAGAACCTGTGGACTTATTTGTCTTTGGACATGACTTcggtgcttttttttttttttgcttttttttttggttgttcaGTTTCAAGATTGTTGGTGAAAGTTTGAAAAGATTGGTCAGAGAATAAGCAAAGGTCTGAAA encodes the following:
- the WDFY4 gene encoding WD repeat- and FYVE domain-containing protein 4 isoform X4, which produces MDKTAELMWQLEDSPCEAGQQDQSPDDVNKSEAPEQPAHKKDKLPQSHTLQWEALGKQFVEYEQVAPFLIAEEQQRRLLDFLPLFLKAWEESAGVIVFPSIQLLASEVSKLLTKEIKRTLNGKSAEEARLGLEHLLQKKGEAEDGHLLLKSVYLLSRADLRTMWNIIGSGLPAALLQCLYLFFTFPLEKNSDGETNEDETQEMLIEIMLNMYREEQGVEELLAADKLQSLIIAAASLWDQCSHPWKVPTGRVLRTISKAQTKNSILYLQAVDCIKIAVQNLFKLADTLPACDACQAVSIVLCFVKDSYPVSSALLTEFESNDGYQLLLKVLLRCEGLQQNEGDSYLNEILDMLTCLTTCGKTELKVSGNIIHPQLPQFDYEWTRSSGMTVKNLQAFQVLQSIFQKSNDQHLCGTVLGAIGTIWAWDTVNFFLLEWTLQPINQFIDIIHFKPHPVQIQFFGLVESIVLDLCYIPHEILKKIQCLIKENVVPFCTLTALRCLLSITKKDLLFSDIFRDSGLLGLLLALLRKQAKILRKSAGTSLPGLEEGTDKELNAVMLKMVAALTVGCVRNTVVLKDYGMVPYIKIFLDDECYRGATLSILEQLSVINYEEYMSIVIGALCSSTQGELHLKLDLLKTWKVPCRILHVGYGQQLDRIAYWSLSSVHFKG